One window of the Archangium primigenium genome contains the following:
- a CDS encoding response regulator: MNLPPKRLNILLVEDDSVDVMHVQRAFKKSNIQSVLHLAQDGQQALEMLREGQVPANNRLILLDLNMPRMNGLEFLSAIRSDPALSSTPVVVLTTSNDDRDRVQSYAHHVAGYLLKPVTSPAFVELMAALNAYWTRVELP; encoded by the coding sequence ATGAACCTCCCCCCCAAGCGGCTCAACATCCTCCTGGTGGAGGATGACTCGGTGGACGTGATGCACGTGCAGCGCGCCTTCAAGAAGAGCAACATCCAGAGCGTGCTGCACCTGGCACAGGACGGCCAGCAGGCCCTGGAGATGCTGCGCGAGGGACAGGTGCCCGCCAACAACCGGCTCATCCTGCTGGACCTCAACATGCCCCGGATGAATGGCCTGGAGTTCCTGAGCGCCATCCGCTCCGACCCCGCGCTCAGCAGCACGCCCGTCGTGGTGCTCACCACCTCCAACGACGACCGGGACCGGGTGCAGAGCTACGCCCACCATGTCGCCGGCTACCTGCTCAAACCCGTCACCTCTCCGGCTTTCGTGGAGTTGATGGCCGCGCTCAACGCATACTGGACGCGGGTGGAGCTGCCGTGA
- a CDS encoding PAS domain-containing protein encodes MSRPLDGDVTAQRPLRAPMGGAAPEQRLDTERDQFRLLAEALPQMVWTARPDGVQDYLNHRWFEYTGLSPEECQGDAWMRAFHPDDLPEYDARWRHSLATGESLEVEQRCRRLDGVWRWFLVRAIPVRDAQGRVLRWFGTCTDIDDQKRTSDIHSFLAEASSLLALTLDPEEALRHFTRLAVPRLADWCTVDLVGPEERVERSAVTHADPTREALVWELARRSPVDLGNATHGTGYVIRTGEPELLETITDAMLSSLAKDPEEFQLLSEVGLCSSMTVPMVVHGRTLGAITLAQSQPHRAFSAADLPLAEEFARRAALALDNTRMYRASQDAVSRAQHERHQAEQARAMLDTLLDAAPAGIALFDRLLCFVRVNRALRDLNRPPGDGPDTALTGAVSTEGPGAALVVQSLVKALETGETQTVESTTRLPSGEERAWLARYAPVRSAEGSTLGVATVVLDITERKQAEAERERLIGALERSNQELDQFAYVASHDLKAPLRGIANLSQWIEDDLQGVMTGETREQMGLLRGRVQRMESLINGILDYSRAGRMRGRPERVDVGRLVAECVELLDPPEGTQVELPAGLPVLQRAERVPLQQVFLNLLGNAFKHATHADARVRVGVRAAGDFWEFSVCDNGPGIAPEYHERIWGIFQTLRARDEVESTGIGLSVVKKSVEARGGRAWLESTPGQGATFFFTWPHMSADEGR; translated from the coding sequence GTGTCCCGCCCTCTCGATGGAGATGTCACCGCGCAGCGGCCCCTGCGCGCTCCCATGGGCGGCGCGGCGCCGGAGCAGCGGCTCGACACCGAGCGCGACCAGTTCCGCCTGCTCGCCGAGGCCCTGCCGCAGATGGTCTGGACGGCCCGTCCCGACGGGGTGCAGGACTACCTCAACCACCGCTGGTTCGAGTACACGGGCTTGTCGCCAGAGGAGTGCCAGGGGGACGCCTGGATGCGCGCGTTCCATCCGGACGACCTGCCCGAGTACGACGCGCGCTGGCGCCACAGCCTGGCCACGGGCGAGTCCCTGGAGGTGGAGCAGCGCTGCCGCCGCCTGGATGGCGTGTGGCGCTGGTTCCTCGTGCGCGCCATCCCGGTGCGGGATGCCCAGGGCCGCGTGCTGCGCTGGTTCGGCACCTGCACCGACATCGACGATCAGAAGCGCACCTCCGACATCCACAGCTTCCTCGCCGAGGCGAGCTCCCTGCTGGCGCTCACGCTGGACCCGGAGGAGGCGCTGCGGCACTTCACCCGGCTGGCGGTGCCCCGGCTGGCGGACTGGTGCACCGTGGACCTGGTGGGGCCGGAGGAGCGCGTGGAGCGCTCGGCGGTGACCCACGCGGACCCCACGCGCGAGGCCCTGGTCTGGGAGCTGGCGCGCCGCTCGCCGGTGGACCTGGGCAACGCCACGCACGGCACCGGGTACGTCATCCGCACGGGCGAGCCGGAGCTGCTGGAGACCATCACCGACGCCATGCTCTCCAGCCTGGCCAAGGACCCCGAGGAGTTCCAGCTGCTGTCGGAGGTGGGGCTGTGTTCGAGCATGACGGTGCCCATGGTGGTGCACGGCCGGACCCTGGGCGCCATCACGCTCGCCCAGTCCCAGCCCCACCGCGCCTTCTCCGCCGCGGACCTTCCCCTGGCCGAGGAGTTCGCGCGGCGCGCGGCGCTCGCCCTGGACAACACGCGCATGTACCGCGCGAGCCAGGACGCGGTGAGCCGCGCCCAGCACGAGCGGCACCAGGCCGAACAGGCCCGGGCCATGCTCGACACCCTGCTGGACGCGGCCCCCGCGGGCATCGCGCTGTTCGACCGGCTCCTGTGCTTCGTGCGCGTCAACCGCGCCCTGCGTGACCTCAACCGCCCCCCCGGGGATGGACCCGACACCGCCCTCACCGGCGCCGTGTCCACCGAGGGCCCGGGCGCGGCGCTCGTCGTCCAGTCGCTCGTCAAGGCGCTGGAGACGGGGGAGACCCAGACGGTGGAGTCCACCACGCGGCTGCCCTCGGGCGAGGAGCGCGCGTGGCTGGCGCGCTACGCGCCCGTGCGCTCGGCGGAGGGCAGCACCCTGGGCGTGGCCACCGTGGTGCTGGACATCACCGAGCGCAAGCAGGCCGAGGCCGAGCGCGAGCGGCTCATCGGCGCGCTCGAGCGCAGCAACCAGGAGCTGGACCAGTTCGCCTACGTGGCCAGCCACGACCTGAAGGCCCCCTTGCGCGGCATCGCCAACCTGTCGCAGTGGATCGAGGACGACCTGCAGGGGGTGATGACCGGCGAGACGCGCGAGCAGATGGGGCTGTTGCGCGGGCGGGTCCAGCGCATGGAGTCGCTCATCAACGGCATCCTCGACTACAGCCGCGCGGGCCGGATGCGCGGGCGGCCCGAGCGCGTGGACGTGGGCCGGCTCGTCGCCGAGTGCGTGGAGCTGCTCGATCCCCCCGAGGGCACGCAGGTGGAGCTTCCCGCGGGCCTGCCCGTGCTCCAGCGCGCCGAGCGCGTGCCCTTGCAGCAGGTGTTCCTCAACCTGTTGGGCAACGCCTTCAAGCACGCCACCCACGCCGACGCCCGCGTGCGCGTGGGCGTGCGCGCGGCGGGAGACTTCTGGGAGTTCTCCGTGTGCGACAACGGCCCCGGCATCGCGCCCGAGTACCATGAGCGCATCTGGGGCATCTTCCAGACGCTGCGCGCGCGCGACGAGGTGGAGAGCACCGGCATCGGCCTGTCCGTGGTGAAGAAGAGCGTGGAGGCGCGCGGTGGCCGCGCCTGGCTGGAGTCCACGCCGGGCCAGGGCGCCACCTTCTTCTTCACCTGGCCCCACATGTCCGCGGATGAAGGCCGATGA